Genomic segment of Candidatus Bathyarchaeota archaeon:
AAAGATTACTGGTGCGACTACAAGCCTGTCTACTCGGCTGCTTTCGTGCTCGAGTACTACTTGTTATCGTGCTTCGATCGGGAATGGGGTATCCAGAACTATCCCATTCTAAAGAACGTCACGGACTCCCTGCTTAAGATGTGGCTACCTGGGCGCCATCAACCTTGCGCCTACGTAGACAGCGACGGCACAACGTTCCAGGTTATGAACATCACCTGCAGCGTTGACAGCGCTTTCGTTTACGCCGCCTTAATCTCCTCGTCTCAAATATCTAAAGTATTGATGAACGATACCCATAGCTACGAGAACTATACCAGATATGCGAAGGACCTGATCACGCACTTCTACAACCAGACTTGGGATTGGTTTCCAACCAGCATTTTCGGTGCGAATCCGGAAGAAGAATACGGGACCGCGCTGCAAGTCGGTACGACCCTCCCGTTCATTGACGCGGACGATAAGATCGATCTATGCGAACGATATCTGGTCAACAACCTTCGCGTAGGGACGCCATGGCTACTGAAGTGGAAGAAAAGCGACACGTCTCCCAGCAGCCGCTCTGTCACGGCAGCCGCAGGGCTTGCGCTCAAGTATCCACGAATCTCTTATGACATTTTGAACGCGTATGCCGATGCGGCGTTATCGAACGATCCCTGGTTCCTAACCGAAACCGATGAGTACGAAGGCGGAGATCCTATTTGGGTTAGCGGTAAGTACCTGCAAACCTATGTGTTTCTGAAAAATCGAATGTTGACTGGCAGAATCCCCTTCTCACCAAAGCTGATGGGAGGGAGCCTCAGGTTTGAAACATCATTTCCGTCAGACCTACCCGGACTGCACCTAGTCAATGGCACCTTCCCGACGCTTCTAGGAATCATGGAAGTGAAAGCAAGCGTGACAGAAAATGCCCTTAAATATGTTATCGCTGGAGCGCCACATCAGAACGTCACAGTCAAATTCCACGTTTCATTCGAACCAGATGTCTCATGCGACGCGAGCATGTGGGGTTACACTGACGATCGAAATATAAACGTCACAGTCGTCTGGTTCATACCGGACGGCATGGTTGAAATAGAGATCGAAAAACCATCCACACTCTAGCACATCATTAGGATGTACCTAGGACATTAACAGAGAACAAAGTGCGCGCATTCGGTAATATTGATGCTGATTCTCACTAAATCTTACGATTCAATACATTGTATTAGAAATCGGTCTTTACCACTTTAGCTTGTTGGAGAAAAGGGAGCGGAAGCGCGATCCTGGGTGTCGTCGGAGGAAGGCGCTTTCCACTCCCGTGAGGACAACCATGACGCTGGCGGTTCCCTTCAACGCCTTGTCCACCCTCGCCCCCCAGATAACCTTTGCCTTCGGTGGGATCGACCGCTTCACCAGCTCCCCTGCGTGATGGACATCTTGAAGACTCATGCCTTCTCCACCTGATACGTGGATCAGTACCCCGCGAGCCTTAGTGATGTCCTCTATGTCGAGCAGTCGCCCGTCTAACGCTCTCTCCACGGCTTGCTCTACTCTGCCGTCTCCATTCCCTTGTCCGACTCCTATCGAGGCGAGGCCGGCTCCCTTCATGATGGTGCGAAGGTCTGCGTAGTCCAGGTTGATGAGACTTGCGGTGGTGATGGTTTCAGTTATGCCTTTGATGAATTTTCCTATGGTTGTGTTGGCTACGCCTAGAGCCTTCCTGAAGGGTAGGTTTCCAGCGATCTTGATGAGTCTGTTGTTGTCGATAACTACCACAGTGTCGCAGGATTCTTGGAGTCGTTTTATGCCTTGTCTCGCAATCTTCATCCTCGCTGTTTCGATTTCGAAGGGGAGGGTAACCACCCCTATAATTAGGTTATGGATTTCTGGGGAGATTCGTCGGCGTAGCTCATCTGCTAAGGCGCAGGCGCCCCCGGTTCCTGTTCCTCCGCCCAATCCAGCCACTAGAAATATAATGTTTGCCCCAACGACTTCCTTGAAGACTTCGTCCATGGTTTCGTACATTGCCTGCTCCCCTAGTTTGGGATAGCCCCCGCATCCCAGTCCCTTTGTTATCTTTTCGCCTATCAGTATCTTCTTGTGGGCGACGCTCACAGCCAAATGGCTTGCGTCGGTGTTTATTGAGATGAGCTTTCCTCCAGCTACTTTTCTCTTCTTTACCCACGATATGACGTTGCTTCCGGCTCCTCCGATGCCTACCGCTAAAACCGTGGGCCTGGAGATTTTCGCTATTTGCTCGATTCTTTTCTGTTCCATGGTGAGGAATTTTTGTCTTCTCAGTTCCCCGAGTTCAACCTCGTCTAATTCTAATTTTAATTTTCCCATATCGTTTCCCTTGTCCTTTAACATCAGTATAAGCAGTATTAAATATTATGAATCACGACTCATTATTAAAAAAGACATATTTCATATTTCGAAATATTCGTTAAATCCTTTTGTTAAAATAGCCTAAACCATGAGTAAGCTCAACTTAATGAAGCAATTCATGAACACGTTTGTGGGAAACGACCTCCACCTAGTCAT
This window contains:
- the ftsZ gene encoding cell division protein FtsZ, with product MLKDKGNDMGKLKLELDEVELGELRRQKFLTMEQKRIEQIAKISRPTVLAVGIGGAGSNVISWVKKRKVAGGKLISINTDASHLAVSVAHKKILIGEKITKGLGCGGYPKLGEQAMYETMDEVFKEVVGANIIFLVAGLGGGTGTGGACALADELRRRISPEIHNLIIGVVTLPFEIETARMKIARQGIKRLQESCDTVVVIDNNRLIKIAGNLPFRKALGVANTTIGKFIKGITETITTASLINLDYADLRTIMKGAGLASIGVGQGNGDGRVEQAVERALDGRLLDIEDITKARGVLIHVSGGEGMSLQDVHHAGELVKRSIPPKAKVIWGARVDKALKGTASVMVVLTGVESAFLRRHPGSRFRSLFSNKLKW